A DNA window from Natranaerovirga pectinivora contains the following coding sequences:
- the pseC gene encoding UDP-4-amino-4,6-dideoxy-N-acetyl-beta-L-altrosamine transaminase produces MKELLAVQGGKPVRKNFLPYGQQWIGKDDIKAIVKTLKSEYLTTGPKISEFEEEIANYVGAKYAIVFSSGTAALHAACFAAEIKEEDEVITTPMTFVATANSILYQGGKPVFADIDRRTYNIDPKDINAKITKKTKAIIPVSFTGQPVDLEEIINSAKRNNILVIEDGSHSLGANYKDKKVGTIADMTVFSFHPVKNITTGEGGAVTTNSKVLYQKLLLFRTHGITRDKNLINNSQEPWYYEQLELGFNYRITDIQCAMGISQLRKIDWFINRRKKIANKYNEAFKDNELLSVPYQEDNCFSSWHLYIIQLNLNKLKVGRKEIFEALRAENIGVNVHYIPVYYHPYYNKIGYYKGICPNAEFIYDRIITLPLFPKMKNRDVRDVIESVIKVLEYFKKH; encoded by the coding sequence ATGAAGGAGTTATTAGCTGTTCAAGGTGGGAAACCTGTGAGAAAGAACTTTCTTCCATATGGTCAGCAATGGATTGGTAAGGACGATATAAAGGCGATAGTAAAAACTTTGAAGAGTGAGTACTTAACTACAGGTCCAAAAATTAGTGAATTTGAAGAAGAAATTGCAAATTATGTTGGAGCAAAATATGCAATTGTATTTTCGAGTGGGACAGCAGCATTGCATGCGGCATGTTTTGCAGCTGAGATTAAGGAAGAAGATGAAGTAATCACTACGCCTATGACATTTGTAGCAACTGCAAATTCAATATTATATCAAGGTGGAAAACCTGTGTTTGCAGATATTGATAGAAGAACGTACAATATAGATCCTAAGGATATTAACGCTAAAATAACAAAGAAAACAAAGGCAATTATTCCTGTAAGTTTTACGGGACAACCTGTTGATCTTGAAGAAATTATAAACAGTGCAAAAAGAAATAATATCCTAGTGATTGAAGATGGATCTCATTCATTAGGCGCAAATTATAAGGATAAAAAGGTAGGAACAATTGCTGATATGACGGTTTTTAGTTTTCACCCAGTAAAAAACATTACTACTGGTGAAGGGGGAGCTGTAACTACAAATAGTAAAGTATTGTATCAAAAGTTGCTATTATTTAGAACACATGGAATAACTCGTGATAAAAATTTAATCAATAATTCTCAAGAGCCTTGGTATTATGAACAATTAGAACTAGGTTTTAATTACAGGATTACTGATATTCAGTGTGCAATGGGAATTAGTCAATTAAGAAAAATAGATTGGTTTATTAATAGAAGGAAAAAAATAGCAAATAAATATAATGAAGCTTTTAAAGATAATGAATTATTATCAGTTCCTTATCAAGAAGATAATTGTTTTTCTAGTTGGCATTTATATATAATTCAATTAAACCTTAATAAGCTAAAGGTTGGAAGAAAAGAAATATTTGAAGCATTAAGAGCAGAAAATATAGGTGTAAATGTCCACTATATTCCAGTGTATTACCATCCTTATTATAACAAGATAGGTTATTATAAGGGGATATGTCCTAATGCTGAATTTATATATGACAGGATTATAACCTTGCCTCTTTTTCCAAAAATGAAAAATAGAGATGTGAGAGATGTAATTGAATCAGTAATAAAAGTTTTAGAATATTTCAAAAAGCACTAA
- a CDS encoding Fic/DOC family protein: protein MDYIYNNDTVYCYPNTDVLINKFNIKDALKLESLERDLTALRINELIQNPIEGHFDLVHLQDIHRYIFQDIYVWAGELRIIRIAKGVMFAYPEHIEDESKKVFSLLNRENHLMGLSFDEFCERLAFYKSEINMLHPFREGNGRVIREFIRNLAHYNGYEIIYPLDKSSYIEAMKASPSNVTLLKDFFKHIIRDFSHLI, encoded by the coding sequence ATGGATTATATTTATAACAATGATACTGTTTACTGTTATCCCAATACTGATGTTCTAATTAATAAATTTAATATTAAAGATGCTTTAAAACTAGAATCTCTTGAAAGAGACTTAACGGCTTTAAGGATTAATGAGCTCATACAAAATCCTATTGAAGGACATTTTGATTTGGTTCACTTACAAGACATCCATAGATATATTTTTCAAGACATCTACGTTTGGGCTGGCGAGTTACGCATAATAAGAATAGCAAAAGGGGTAATGTTTGCTTATCCTGAACATATAGAAGATGAAAGTAAAAAAGTCTTTTCTTTATTGAATAGAGAAAATCATTTGATGGGGTTATCCTTTGATGAATTTTGTGAACGATTGGCCTTTTATAAATCAGAAATTAATATGCTTCACCCCTTTAGAGAAGGTAATGGAAGAGTTATTAGAGAATTTATCCGAAACTTAGCACATTACAATGGCTACGAGATCATTTATCCTCTTGATAAAAGTAGTTATATAGAAGCTATGAAGGCCTCTCCTTCTAATGTTACTCTTTTAAAAGATTTTTTTAAACATATAATAAGAGATTTTTCACACTTAATTTAA
- a CDS encoding toxin-antitoxin system HicB family antitoxin, with the protein MKKLTIRLDSDIHKLLKLNCIEKDVSINEFITNLIKLNIPDFDNQMAIAKEINENNSSFNTKGIEYIKATMAYENLDVPEDTLKIIKGNISGKYSNDEARRLILEKHRLV; encoded by the coding sequence TTGAAAAAATTAACAATACGACTTGATAGTGATATTCATAAACTTTTAAAGCTTAATTGCATTGAAAAGGATGTATCTATTAACGAATTTATTACCAATTTAATTAAATTAAATATACCTGACTTTGACAATCAAATGGCAATAGCAAAAGAAATTAATGAGAATAATTCTAGCTTTAATACAAAAGGAATAGAATATATAAAAGCTACTATGGCTTATGAAAATCTAGATGTACCAGAAGATACTTTAAAAATTATTAAAGGCAATATAAGCGGGAAGTACTCTAACGATGAAGCTCGTCGATTAATACTAGAAAAACATAGGTTGGTGTAG